Proteins from one Alphaproteobacteria bacterium genomic window:
- a CDS encoding Hpt domain-containing protein: MSNQVSSNHLNVDQLQTLLNDTNLEVLQMLIEMYLKDAKERIECLSEAVHQNDLARLKQEAHAFKGSSSNFGVISYVHYAKILELETQAITESTHEMVANLQRLYPNVIEDLQNWCRQQKTA; this comes from the coding sequence ATGTCAAATCAGGTTTCAAGCAATCACTTAAATGTAGATCAATTACAGACACTTCTAAATGATACAAATTTAGAAGTGCTTCAAATGTTGATCGAGATGTACCTTAAAGATGCAAAAGAGCGCATTGAATGTTTAAGCGAAGCTGTTCATCAAAATGATTTAGCACGCCTTAAACAAGAAGCGCATGCTTTTAAAGGAAGTTCCTCTAATTTTGGTGTCATTTCATACGTTCATTACGCCAAAATCTTAGAGCTCGAAACACAGGCAATAACAGAATCCACACATGAAATGGTTGCAAATCTTCAACGCCTCTATCCTAATGTTATTGAAGATCTACAAAATTGGTGTAGACAACAAAAAACAGCGTGA